A window of Papilio machaon chromosome 1, ilPapMach1.1, whole genome shotgun sequence contains these coding sequences:
- the LOC106710802 gene encoding chitin deacetylase 1 isoform X1 codes for MARRAYFCLGLLLFIYSVSGEVRVKRQDDDSGGDEVNPEQLCDGRPADEYFRLTTEGDCRDVVRCDKGAENGVTRLASVRCPIGLAFDIDRQTCDWKSHVKSCDKLEKPRKILPILKTDEPICPEGNLACGSGDCIEKALFCNGKPDCKDESDENACTVDVDPNRAPDCDTNQCTLPDCFCSADGTRIPGGIEPNQVPQMITITFNGAVNVDNIDLYEQIFNGNRHNPNGCQIRGTFFISHKYTNYAAVQELHRKGHEIAVFSITHKDDPLYWSGGSYDDWLAEMAGARLIAERFANITDASIIGVRAPYLRVGGNKQFEMMADQYFVYDASITAPLGRVPIWPYTLYFRMPHKCNGNAHNCPSRSHPVWEMVMNELDRRDDPTFDESLPGCHVVDSCSNIQTGEQFARLLRQNFNRHYTTNRAPLGLHFHASWLKSKKEFRDELIKFIEEMLEKNDVYFTSLIQVIQWMQNPTELSSLRDFQEWKQDKCDVKGQPFCSLPNACPLTTRELPGETLRLFTCMECPNNYPWILDPTGEGFSAKK; via the exons ATGGCTCGACGCGCGTACTTCTGTCTCGGTCTTTTATTATTCATCTACTCCG TGAGCGGAGAGGTCCGTGTAAAGCGGCAAGACGACGACTCTGGTGGTGATGAAGTAAATCCCGAACAACTCTGCGACGGTCGCCCAGCCGATGAATACTTCCGGCTTACCACCGAAGGCGATTGCCGTGATGTCGTCAG GTGCGACAAAGGTGCTGAAAATGGTGTTACCAGACTCGCTTCAGTGCGGTGTCCTATCGGCCTAGCCTTCGATATCGACCGCCAGACCTGTGATTGGAAATCACATGTAAAGAGTTGCGATAAACTAGAAA AGCCAAGAAAAATTCTCCCAATACTGAAGACGGATGAACCTATTTGTCCTGAAGGAAATCTGGCTTGTGGTAGTGGCGATTGTATCGAAAAAGCGTTGTTCTGTAACGGAAAACCTGACTGCAAAGATGAGTCTGATGAAAATGCCTGCA cTGTCGACGTGGACCCGAACAGAGCGCCCGACTGCGACACTAACCAGTGTACACTCCCAGACTGTTTCTGCTCTGCTGACGGTACCCGCATTCCTGGCGGTATCGAACCCAATCAAGTACCTCAAATGATAACAATCACCTTTAACGGTGCCGTCAACGTTGATAACATCGACCTTTATGAACAAATTTTCAACGGGAACCGCCACAACCCTAACGGTTGCCAAATTCGTGGCACCTTCTTTATCTCCCACAAATACACCAACTACGCTGCAGTTCAAGAATTGCACCGCAAGGGTCACGAAATCGCAGTTTTCTCAATAACTCACAAAGACGATCCTTTGTACTGGTCGGGTGGCAGCTATGATGATTGGCTCGCTGAAATGGCCGGCGCTCGCTTAATCGCTGAACGTTTTGCTAACATAACGGATGCCTCAATTATTGGTGTTCGTGCACCATATTTACGCGTTGGTGGAAACAAGCAATTTGAAATGATGGCCGATCAATACTTCGTATATGATGCTTCAATTACCGCTCCTCTAGGTCGTGTCCCTATTTGGCCTTACACTTTGTACTTCCGAATGCCTCACAAATGCAACGGAAACGCTCACAACTGCCCATCGAGGAGCCATCCAGTCTGGGAAATGGTCATGAATGAGTTAGACAGAAGAGATGATCCCACATTCGATGAGTCTTTGCCCGGTTGTCACGTGGTCGACTCCTGTTCTAACATCCAAACTGGTGAACAGTTTGCTCGCCTCCTCCGTCAAAACTTCAACCGTCATTACACAACCAACCGCGCACCTCTCGGTCTTCACTTCCACGCTTCGTGGCTTAAATCCAAGAAAGAATTCAGAGAcgaacttattaaatttattgaagaaaTGTTGGAAAAGAACGATGTCTATTTCACTTCTTTAATTCAAGTGATTCAATGGATGCAAAATCCGACGGAACTGTCTTCACTCCGCGACTTCCAGGAATGGAAACAAGACAAATGTGATGTTAAAGGACAACCTTTTTGCTCTTTACCGAACGCGTGTCCTTTGACTACTCGAGAGTTACCAGGAGAGACACTGCGCCTGTTCACCTGCATGGAATGTCCAAACAACTACCCATGGATTTTGGACCCCACAGGAGAGGGATTCAGCGCAAAGAAGTGA
- the LOC106710836 gene encoding reactive oxygen species modulator 1, producing MPVPGGVYQSQGPSCFDKMKMGFMIGFCVGMASGGLFGGFTALRYGARGRELVHSVGKVMLQGGGTFGTFMAIGTGIRC from the exons atgccGGTGCCCGGAGGAGTTTACCAAAGTCAAGGCCCTTCATGTTtcgataaaatgaaaatgggTTTCATGATTGGATTTTGTGTAGGCATGGCAAGTGGTGGTTTGTTTGGAGGTTTTACAGCTTTGAG ATACGGAGCGAGAGGAAGGGAATTGGTACATTCTGTTGGAAAAGTAATGCTCCAAGGTGGAGGAACTTTTGGTACTTTTATGGCAATTGGAACTGGAATTCGCTGTTAA
- the LOC106710802 gene encoding chitin deacetylase 1 isoform X2, whose product MARRAYFCLGLLLFIYSVSGEVRVKRQDDDSGGDEVNPEQLCDGRPADEYFRLTTEGDCRDVVRCTRSGLKQITCPSGLAFDLDKQTCDWKGKVNNCDKVEKPRKILPILKTDEPICPEGNLACGSGDCIEKALFCNGKPDCKDESDENACTVDVDPNRAPDCDTNQCTLPDCFCSADGTRIPGGIEPNQVPQMITITFNGAVNVDNIDLYEQIFNGNRHNPNGCQIRGTFFISHKYTNYAAVQELHRKGHEIAVFSITHKDDPLYWSGGSYDDWLAEMAGARLIAERFANITDASIIGVRAPYLRVGGNKQFEMMADQYFVYDASITAPLGRVPIWPYTLYFRMPHKCNGNAHNCPSRSHPVWEMVMNELDRRDDPTFDESLPGCHVVDSCSNIQTGEQFARLLRQNFNRHYTTNRAPLGLHFHASWLKSKKEFRDELIKFIEEMLEKNDVYFTSLIQVIQWMQNPTELSSLRDFQEWKQDKCDVKGQPFCSLPNACPLTTRELPGETLRLFTCMECPNNYPWILDPTGEGFSAKK is encoded by the exons ATGGCTCGACGCGCGTACTTCTGTCTCGGTCTTTTATTATTCATCTACTCCG TGAGCGGAGAGGTCCGTGTAAAGCGGCAAGACGACGACTCTGGTGGTGATGAAGTAAATCCCGAACAACTCTGCGACGGTCGCCCAGCCGATGAATACTTCCGGCTTACCACCGAAGGCGATTGCCGTGATGTCGTCAG GTGCACTAGGTCAGGTCTTAAACAGATCACTTGCCCGTCCGGCCTGGCATTCGATCTCGATAAACAAACCTGCGATTGGAAGGGTAAAGTGAACAACTGTGACAAAGTCGAGA AGCCAAGAAAAATTCTCCCAATACTGAAGACGGATGAACCTATTTGTCCTGAAGGAAATCTGGCTTGTGGTAGTGGCGATTGTATCGAAAAAGCGTTGTTCTGTAACGGAAAACCTGACTGCAAAGATGAGTCTGATGAAAATGCCTGCA cTGTCGACGTGGACCCGAACAGAGCGCCCGACTGCGACACTAACCAGTGTACACTCCCAGACTGTTTCTGCTCTGCTGACGGTACCCGCATTCCTGGCGGTATCGAACCCAATCAAGTACCTCAAATGATAACAATCACCTTTAACGGTGCCGTCAACGTTGATAACATCGACCTTTATGAACAAATTTTCAACGGGAACCGCCACAACCCTAACGGTTGCCAAATTCGTGGCACCTTCTTTATCTCCCACAAATACACCAACTACGCTGCAGTTCAAGAATTGCACCGCAAGGGTCACGAAATCGCAGTTTTCTCAATAACTCACAAAGACGATCCTTTGTACTGGTCGGGTGGCAGCTATGATGATTGGCTCGCTGAAATGGCCGGCGCTCGCTTAATCGCTGAACGTTTTGCTAACATAACGGATGCCTCAATTATTGGTGTTCGTGCACCATATTTACGCGTTGGTGGAAACAAGCAATTTGAAATGATGGCCGATCAATACTTCGTATATGATGCTTCAATTACCGCTCCTCTAGGTCGTGTCCCTATTTGGCCTTACACTTTGTACTTCCGAATGCCTCACAAATGCAACGGAAACGCTCACAACTGCCCATCGAGGAGCCATCCAGTCTGGGAAATGGTCATGAATGAGTTAGACAGAAGAGATGATCCCACATTCGATGAGTCTTTGCCCGGTTGTCACGTGGTCGACTCCTGTTCTAACATCCAAACTGGTGAACAGTTTGCTCGCCTCCTCCGTCAAAACTTCAACCGTCATTACACAACCAACCGCGCACCTCTCGGTCTTCACTTCCACGCTTCGTGGCTTAAATCCAAGAAAGAATTCAGAGAcgaacttattaaatttattgaagaaaTGTTGGAAAAGAACGATGTCTATTTCACTTCTTTAATTCAAGTGATTCAATGGATGCAAAATCCGACGGAACTGTCTTCACTCCGCGACTTCCAGGAATGGAAACAAGACAAATGTGATGTTAAAGGACAACCTTTTTGCTCTTTACCGAACGCGTGTCCTTTGACTACTCGAGAGTTACCAGGAGAGACACTGCGCCTGTTCACCTGCATGGAATGTCCAAACAACTACCCATGGATTTTGGACCCCACAGGAGAGGGATTCAGCGCAAAGAAGTGA
- the LOC106710835 gene encoding transcription termination factor 3, mitochondrial, translated as MNLNLFRKSFVVVKRICNVRYLYTSKSNLNFTVVNFNEKKENDALEYTSEDLSTVTPYFPQSFNLAAYVNSSETLQNLVHLNVNLSKIEKNPIIVEKILKLNFEQDIKKGLLFIKDFVNGDDIGNFLTKNPLILCEDVEDLEVRVNYLKSKQFEHNEISRIITKNPFWLMFSTIRIDRRLGFYQEKFELSGNEVRLLATKQPRLITYNLQHIQTNFFVIKEEMGFKDDEIKQLLLAKSRLWMMNQKKILERFNYIHNVIKIPHEIILQCPHILLHRNFKVKQRHTFLEKLGRAQYNPTIENFVPLNALFELTDIEFCKKYAKCHVDDFNMFLKTL; from the exons GAAGAGCAATTTGAATTTCACTGTTGTTAATTTCaacgaaaaaaaagaaaacgatgCCTTAGAATACACATCAGAGGACTTGTCGACAGTAACTCCATATTTTCCCCAGTCGTTTAATTTAGCAGCCTATGTTAACAGTTCGGAGACATTGCAAAATTTAGTACATTTAAACGTCAATCTTAGTAAAATAGAGAAGAATCCTattattgttgaaaaaatCCTCAAGTTGAATTTCGAACAAGATATTAAGAAGggccttttatttattaaagattttgtaaATGGTGATGAtattggtaattttttaacaaaaaatcctTTAATACTTTGTGAAGATGTAGAAGACCTTGAAGTGagagtaaattatttaaaatccaaGCAATTTGAGCATAATGAAATTAGTAGAATAATAACAAAGAATCCTTTCTGGCTAATGTTTag CACAATAAGGATTGACCGACGCTTAGGATTTTATCAAGAAAAATTTGAGTTGAGTGGAAATGAAGTGCGACTCTTAGCAACAAAACAACCCAGATTAATTACCTATAACCTTCAACATATACAAACAAATTTCTTTGTGATTAAAGAAGAAATGGGTTTTAAGGATGATGAGATTAAACAGTTACTATTAGCTAAATCAAGGCTGTGGATGAtga atcaaaaaaaaatattggagaGATTTAACTACATTCataatgtgataaaaataCCACATGAAATAATCTTACAATGTCCACATATATTATTGCATAGAAATTTCAAAGTTAAACAAAGACATACATTTCTAGAGAAATTGGGTAGAGCTCAGTATAATCCAACTATAGAAAATTTTGTTCCATTAAATGCTTTATTTGAACTAACAGATATAGAATTTTGTAAGAAGTATGCAAAGTGTCATGTTGAtgattttaacatgtttttaaagacTCTGTGA
- the LOC106710803 gene encoding chitin deacetylase 1: MARYARVATLAACLIFACAVADGHRWRRQADDAPKKDESLEQELCKDKDAGEWFRLLAGEGDNCRDVIQCTASGIQAIRCPAGLFFDIEKQTCDWKDAVKNCRIKNKERKIKPLLYTEEPLCQDGLLACGDSTCIERGLFCNGEKDCADGSDENSCDIDNDPNRAPPCDASQCVLPDCFCSEDGTVVPGDLPPKDVPQMITITFDDAINNNNIELYKEIFNGKRKNPNGCDIKATFFVSHKYTNYSAVQETHRKGHEIAVHSITHNDDERFWSNASVDDWGKEMAGMRVIIEKFSNITDNSVVGVRAPYLRVGGNNQFTMMEEQAFLYDSTITAPLSNPPLWPYTMYFRMPHRCHGNLQSCPTRSHAVWEMVMNELDRREDPSNDEYLPGCAMVDSCSNILTGDQFYNFLNHNFDRHYDQNRAPLGLYFHAAWLRNNPEFLEAFLYWIDEILSSHNDVYFVTMTQVIQWIQNPRTITEAKNFEPWREKCAVEGYQACWVPHSCKLTSKEVPGETINLQTCVRCPVNYPWLNDPTGDGRY, from the exons ATGGCGCGCTACGCCCGTGTCGCTACTTTGGCCGCGTGTCTCATATTCGCCTGCG CGGTAGCCGATGGTCATCGATGGCGGAGGCAGGCCGACGACGCGCCCAAGAAAGATGAAAGCCTGGAGCAAGAGCTATGCAAGGACAAGGACGCCGGCGAGTGGTTCCGGCTGTTAGCCGGCGAGGGCGACAACTGTCGCGACGTCATCCAGTGCACTGCCTCG gGTATCCAAGCTATCCGTTGTCCGGCTGGTTTATTCTTCGACATTGAAAAACAGACTTGTGATTGGAAAGATGCTGTAAAGAATTGTAGAATAAAGAATAAAGAGCGCAAGATTAAGCCGCTGTTGTACACAGAAGAGCCGTTATGTCAAGATGGCTTGTTAGCTTGTGGGGATTCCACATGTATTGAACGAGGTCTATTCTGTAACGGCGAAAAGGACTGCGCTGATGGATCCGACGAAAACTCTTGcg ATATTGACAACGACCCTAACAGGGCCCCGCCATGCGACGCGTCACAGTGCGTGTTGCCGGACTGCTTCTGTTCTGAGGATGGAACAGTCGTACCTGGAGACCTTCCTCCCAAAGATGTTCCACAAATGATTACCATTACTTTTGATGACGCGATCAACAATAACAACATCGAACtctacaaagaaatatttaatggtAAACGTAAAAACCCGAACGGTTGTGACATCAAGGCTACATTCTTTGTCTCCCACAAATATACCAACTACTCCGCAGTACAGGAAACTCATAGAAAGGGTCACGAAATTGCAGTCCACTCCATaac GCACAATGACGATGAACGCTTCTGGAGCAACGCATCCGTAGACGACTGGGGCAAGGAGATGGCAGGTATGCGCGTCATCATCGAgaaattttcaaacattacAGACAACAGCGTTGTAGGCGTACGTGCACCATACCTGCGTGTCGGCGGCAACAACCAGTTCACCATGATGGAAGAACAAGCTTTCTTATATGACAGTACCATTACCGCGCCACTCTCTAACCCTCCGCTGTGGCCTTACACTATGTACTTCCGCATGCCACATCGTTGTCACGGCAATTTGCAAAGCTGTCCAACCAGAAGTCATGCCGTGTGGGAAATGGTCATGAACGAACTCGATCGCCGTGAAGACCCCAGCAACGACGAGTACCTGCCCGGCTGCGCCATGGTTGACTCCTGTTCCAACATCCTTACCGGAGATCAATTCTACAACTTCCTCAATCACAATTTCGACAGGCATTACGATCAAAACAGAGCTCCTTTAGGTCTATACTTCCATGCAGCTTGGTTAAGAAACAATCCTGAATTCTTAGAAGCGTTCTTGTACTGGATCGATGAAATTCTTTCAAGCCACAATGATGTGTACTTTGTTACAATGACTCAAGTTATTCAGTGGATCCAGAACCCGCGCACTATCACCGAAGCAAAGAACTTTGAGCCATGGAGGGAAAAGTGTGCGGTCGAAGGTTATCAGGCCTGCTGGGTGCCTCATTCCTGCAAGCTCACGTCGAAGGAAGTTCCCGGAGAAACCATTAACCTACAGACGTGCGTTAGGTGTCCTGTCAACTACCCCTGGCTCAACGACCCCACGGGAGATGGCCGCTATTAA
- the LOC106710833 gene encoding endoplasmic reticulum-Golgi intermediate compartment protein 3 has translation MSSHLMNKFKQFDAYAKTLEDFKVKTATGATITVAGVIIMVLLFLSELYTYMSPNISEELFVDTSRGHKLRINFDIIVPSISCSYLVLDAMDSSGEQHLQMDHNIHKRRLDLDGNPIEEPKKEEIAISSTVKQNTSELATVTCGSCYGAAFNDSQCCNTCEDVKEAYRVRRWALPDLATIVQCKDDESLEKANLALKEGCQIYGYMEVNRVGGSFHIAPGKSFTINHVHVHDVQPYSSSSFNTTHIIQHLSFGSDIKSANTAPLDGIKGIAKEGAVMFQYYIKIVPTMYVKLDKTVLHTNQFSVTRHQKSVSNINSESGMPGAFFSYELSPLMVKYTEKERSIGHFATNVCAIIGGVFTVAGILDTLLYHSLNAFHNKIVLGKAG, from the exons ATGTCGTcacatttaatgaataaatttaaacaatttgatgCCTATGCAAAAACTTTAGAAgactttaaagtaaaaacagcTACAGGAGCAACAA TTACTGTTGCTGGTGTGATTATTatggttttattgtttttgtctgaattatatacatatatgtctCCAAATATATCAGAAGAATTATTTGTAGATACATCCAGAGGCcataaattaagaataaattttgatattattgtaCCAAGTATATCATGTAGTT ATTTAGTACTGGATGCAATGGATTCTTCTGGTGAACAGCATCTTCAAATGGATCATAATATACACAAAAGAAGATTAGACTTGGATGGAAATCCGATAGAAGAAcctaaaaaagaagaaattgcAATTTCTTCAACA GTGAAACAAAATACATCTGAACTTGCAACAGTAACATGCGGGAGTTGTTATGGGGCTGCCTTCAATGATTCTCA ATGTTGTAATACCTGTGAAGATGTAAAAGAAGCATACAGAGTCAGAAGATGGGCATTACCAGATTTAGCAACTATTGTACAATGCAAGGATGATGAGTCATTAGAAAAAGCCAATTTAGCCCTTAAAGAAGGTTGTCAAATATATGGTTATATGGAAGTTAATCGA GTTGGTGGAAGTTTTCATATAGCTCCAGGgaaaagttttacaataaatcaTGTCCATGTACATGATGTGCAACCATATTCTTCATCTTCATTTAATACAACACATATAATACAACATCTTTCCTTTGGAAGTGATATAAAAAGTGCTAATACTGCACCTTTAGACGGAATTAAGGGAATAGCCAAAGAAG GTGCTGTAATGTTCCAGTACTACATTAAAATAGTTCCTACGATGTATGTAAAGCTAGACAAGACTGTGCTACATACAAACCAGTTTTCAGTAACTAGACATCAAAAGTCAGTGTCTAACATTAATTCAGAATCTGGAATGCCAGGAGCTTTTTTCAGTTATGAGCTGTCGCCTCTTATGGTAAAATACACAGAAAAAGAAAG GTCCATTGGACACTTTGCAACTAACGTCTGTGCAATAATTGGAGGGGTATTTACCGTTGCTGGTATTTTGGACACACTTTTGTACCATTCCCTAAATGCTTtccataataaaattgtattgggTAAAGCTGGATAG